In one window of Mastigocladopsis repens PCC 10914 DNA:
- a CDS encoding helix-turn-helix domain-containing protein: MESAEELQELLRKQKIVSSRERIQALYLLKIGHVKTIQDVAVVLGRARVTVQRWLKDYTESGIKGLLSTKKSPGRPPMINLQAREQLDRELQQPQGFKSYEEIRTWLKAVEGIEASYKVVHDTVRYQMKAKLKVPRAVGVKYDSEAELEFKKNCHNT, from the coding sequence ATGGAGTCAGCAGAAGAATTACAGGAACTGCTGAGAAAACAAAAAATAGTATCAAGTCGTGAACGGATTCAAGCGTTGTATTTGCTGAAAATAGGTCATGTAAAAACAATACAGGATGTAGCGGTGGTGCTAGGGAGAGCAAGGGTAACGGTACAAAGATGGTTGAAGGACTATACCGAATCAGGAATAAAAGGTTTATTGTCAACGAAAAAGAGTCCAGGAAGACCGCCAATGATTAACTTACAAGCAAGAGAGCAGCTAGACAGAGAACTTCAACAGCCACAGGGATTTAAAAGTTATGAAGAAATACGAACTTGGTTAAAAGCAGTGGAAGGGATAGAAGCATCATATAAAGTAGTACACGACACAGTGCGCTATCAAATGAAAGCGAAGCTAAAAGTACCGCGAGCCGTAGGTGTCAAATACGATAGTGAAGCAGAATTGGAATTTAAAAAAAACTGCCACAATACCTAG
- a CDS encoding AAA family ATPase, whose amino-acid sequence MIALSGVAIQSKIYESSASLVYRGIRVQDEQALVVKMLKQDYPSPQELTRYRQEYQITRSLNIQGVVKAYSQQDYQRTLVILLEDFGGESLEQWMHKRLDFCPMPLSTFLPLAIDLTDILGKIHAANVIHKDINPGNIVLNPDTGVVKIIDFGIATGFNRTNPTFKSPHVLEGTLAYLSPEQTGRMNRLLDYRTDFYSLGVTFYELLTGQLPFPTTDILELVHCHIAKPPVPPYELNATIPKPVSDIILKLMAKNAEDRYQSAWGIKADLERCANQLIETGQIDCIQLGLQDVSDQFQIPQKLYGREPEIAALLAAFERVARMGNVGKAHRPKESIENPQFNVEMMLVSGYSGVGKSALVQELYKPITAKRGYFIWGKFDQLGRNIPYSAIAHALQKLVQQLLGEPDEQLKHWRSRLLTALGSNGQLIIDVIPEVELIIGKQPPVPEVGATEAQNRFNLIFQKFVRVFCSQSHPLVIFLDDLQWIDSATLTLIELMLLDEQTQFLFLIGAYRDNEVNSTHPLALTLSRLRKGRAVLQEIVLAPLTLLPLSQLIAETLHRDADTVHSLAQLVLRKTEGNPFFVAEFLRMLHSENLLTFDAQHLIWQWKIAQIQAQDITDNVVELLLIKLKKLPEKTQQILRLAACVGAEFNLDTLAIVCEQSPKAVSLNLLAAIQAGFIQPLSELDEDLLIQEYKFLHDRVQQAAYALIDESQKQVVHLQIGRNLLEKTLSARLSERLFEIVDHLNHGIELESDQSERNEIAFLNLIAAQKAKRAIAYSVAKKYLATARVWLAASSWQTNYDLTLELALETTEVCYLCGDFEQVECWAEIVLQKAKTVLETVKVYEVRIQTYIAQNQLLEAINTALQVLQQLGICFPEAPNQVDIQLELDTITSLLREKAIGDLIHLPKMTEPNQLAAMRILSGITITAYIAAPNLMPLLAFKQVNLSIQYGNAFVSPFAYAIFGMILCGRVGNIESGYEFGQLALRLLSQPHTHSIRARTLFIVHNCIIHWKEHIRKALKPLLEAYQSGLETGDLEFAGYCAHVYCSESFFIGKELVELEHNLITYSDAIRQIKQETVLAWHQTYQQAIANLMGCSVNPSRLVGELYNEENGLPQHEAANDGIAIFDVYFNKLFLCYLFYEYFQAVENSTRAENYLIRITGTSLEALYYLYDALARLAIYPGSSAQVQKEILQRVAINQEKMRQWAHHAPMNRLHKYHLIEAEKARVLGQLLEAEEFYEQAIQGARDNEYLQEEALAYELAAKFYLLRGREKFAQTYMKEAHYCYERWGATAKVNDLETRYPQFFPKSLGIADTTSPKTFKTTSNTSHIAFDLATVMKASQAISSEIELDQLLRSLMQILIENAGAQTGCLLLENDGEWVIEAACELNDSENVYATQVLQSFPTAGRLSEPIIQYVIRTHESVILSNATREGNFINDPYIQQNQIQSLVCLPLLNQSKLVGVLYLENQLITGAFTPERFSVRASVPEALGDATQTQVLHLLSSQAAIAIENARLYSKLRKSESRMKQFLEAVPVGIGVLDAAGRVYYVNQRGIQLMGKGIDPSVAPDQIPEVYQFYLAGTDQNYPTENLPIIRALSGERTTIDDLEIHQNNATIPVEIWGTPIFDEQGNVAYAIAAFQDITERKQAEKLLADYHQTLEQQVAERTLLLSQEIQERQRVENALRQSEEQRRLTMDFTHIGSWNWNIVENTMEWNDNHARLLGLVPSEIESSYQTWRERVHPEDIERVEQAIVEALENRTDYEAEYRVIYPNGSIHWLVGRGQGIYNQTGQPVRMLGVILDISEQRNAALRERKRAEAASILEERNRMAREIHDTLAQSFTGIIIHARSAERKITVDPEKAQAYLAQVQNLARTGLTEARRSVEALRRPYLLENNDLLSAFKHLTTQLESSTGTIIICEAIGIPYPLPCEVENNLLRIGQEALTNALKYAKATEIRVELIYQSMQCILRIKDNGQGFTIDRDSSHNGFGLLGMAERADRIGAQLQIQSTPGQGTEIVVSVNQEKPS is encoded by the coding sequence ATGATTGCCCTATCTGGAGTTGCCATCCAAAGCAAAATCTATGAGAGTTCAGCATCTCTGGTGTATCGGGGCATCAGAGTGCAAGATGAGCAAGCGCTCGTCGTAAAAATGCTCAAGCAAGATTATCCCTCTCCTCAAGAACTGACTCGCTACAGACAAGAATATCAAATTACTCGTTCCCTCAACATCCAAGGAGTTGTTAAGGCATACAGTCAGCAGGATTATCAACGCACGCTTGTTATTCTTTTAGAAGACTTTGGCGGAGAGTCCCTAGAGCAATGGATGCACAAGCGCCTAGACTTCTGCCCGATGCCCTTATCCACATTTCTACCTCTTGCCATCGACCTCACAGATATTCTGGGCAAAATCCATGCAGCCAATGTCATTCATAAGGATATCAACCCTGGAAACATCGTCCTCAATCCGGATACTGGCGTTGTCAAAATTATTGACTTTGGGATTGCTACTGGGTTTAACCGCACGAATCCGACTTTCAAAAGCCCTCATGTTTTAGAAGGAACCCTCGCCTACCTGTCTCCAGAGCAAACAGGGCGAATGAACCGTTTGCTCGATTACCGCACCGATTTTTACTCGCTCGGTGTGACGTTCTACGAACTGCTCACTGGACAGTTGCCGTTTCCCACAACGGACATCCTTGAACTAGTTCATTGTCATATTGCCAAACCGCCTGTTCCCCCGTATGAACTGAATGCAACGATTCCCAAACCTGTTTCAGATATCATTCTGAAACTGATGGCGAAAAATGCAGAAGATCGTTATCAGAGTGCCTGGGGCATCAAAGCGGATTTAGAACGCTGTGCTAACCAACTCATAGAAACAGGGCAAATTGATTGCATTCAATTAGGTCTGCAAGACGTTTCGGATCAGTTTCAAATTCCCCAAAAACTGTATGGACGCGAACCGGAGATTGCAGCATTATTGGCGGCGTTTGAAAGAGTAGCAAGAATGGGGAATGTTGGCAAAGCCCACCGACCAAAGGAAAGCATAGAAAATCCTCAATTTAACGTCGAAATGATGCTGGTTTCTGGCTACTCTGGAGTTGGCAAATCAGCGTTAGTGCAGGAACTCTATAAACCGATCACAGCAAAGCGCGGCTATTTTATCTGGGGTAAATTTGACCAATTAGGGCGCAATATTCCCTACAGCGCGATCGCCCATGCCCTGCAAAAATTGGTGCAACAACTGCTGGGTGAACCAGACGAGCAGTTGAAACATTGGCGATCGCGCTTACTCACGGCATTAGGCAGCAATGGACAACTCATCATTGATGTGATTCCCGAAGTAGAACTCATTATTGGCAAGCAGCCGCCCGTACCAGAAGTTGGAGCAACTGAAGCTCAAAATCGCTTTAATTTAATCTTTCAGAAGTTTGTGCGGGTGTTTTGTTCTCAGTCACACCCGCTTGTTATCTTCTTAGATGATTTGCAGTGGATAGACTCAGCAACGCTTACGTTAATCGAGCTGATGCTGCTCGATGAGCAAACCCAATTTCTATTCTTGATTGGGGCTTATCGAGATAATGAGGTCAATTCAACACATCCCTTGGCATTAACGCTCTCGCGATTGCGAAAAGGGAGGGCAGTGCTTCAGGAGATTGTTCTAGCCCCCTTAACGCTCTTGCCGTTAAGTCAGTTGATTGCCGAAACGCTGCATCGGGATGCAGACACCGTTCATTCCTTAGCCCAGTTGGTGCTGCGTAAAACTGAAGGCAATCCCTTCTTCGTCGCCGAATTTTTGCGAATGCTGCATAGCGAAAATCTATTGACCTTTGATGCACAACACTTAATCTGGCAATGGAAAATTGCTCAGATTCAAGCCCAAGATATCACCGATAATGTGGTGGAGTTGCTGCTAATCAAGTTGAAGAAACTACCAGAGAAGACACAGCAAATTCTCCGCTTAGCCGCTTGTGTCGGTGCCGAGTTTAATTTAGATACGTTAGCGATCGTTTGTGAGCAATCCCCTAAAGCGGTTTCTCTAAATTTATTGGCAGCGATACAAGCTGGATTCATTCAACCCTTGTCTGAATTAGACGAGGACTTGTTGATTCAAGAATATAAGTTCTTGCACGATCGCGTGCAGCAAGCAGCATATGCCTTAATCGATGAGTCCCAGAAACAAGTTGTTCATCTTCAAATTGGTCGCAATCTACTCGAAAAAACTTTGAGCGCGCGACTATCAGAGCGGCTGTTTGAAATTGTTGATCATCTTAATCATGGGATTGAGCTGGAGAGCGATCAATCAGAACGAAATGAAATCGCTTTCTTAAATTTAATCGCAGCTCAGAAAGCAAAAAGGGCGATCGCCTATAGTGTGGCGAAAAAATATTTAGCTACAGCAAGAGTTTGGCTGGCAGCTTCTAGCTGGCAAACCAACTATGACCTAACCTTAGAGTTAGCTTTAGAAACTACAGAAGTTTGCTACTTATGTGGCGATTTTGAGCAGGTAGAATGTTGGGCAGAAATCGTTCTACAAAAAGCTAAAACAGTTCTCGAGACCGTAAAAGTTTACGAAGTCAGAATTCAAACTTACATCGCACAGAATCAGCTATTAGAAGCGATCAATACTGCGTTGCAAGTTTTGCAGCAACTGGGGATCTGTTTTCCCGAAGCGCCAAATCAGGTAGATATTCAGCTTGAACTCGACACAATCACATCCCTTTTGAGGGAGAAGGCGATCGGGGATCTCATCCATTTGCCCAAAATGACTGAACCGAACCAGTTAGCGGCAATGCGAATCCTATCGGGGATCACAATCACCGCCTACATTGCGGCTCCTAATTTGATGCCGCTCCTTGCATTTAAACAAGTTAACTTGTCAATCCAGTATGGCAATGCATTTGTGTCTCCCTTTGCTTATGCCATCTTCGGGATGATTCTCTGTGGTAGGGTCGGGAATATTGAGTCTGGCTATGAGTTTGGGCAGCTTGCTTTGAGGCTATTGTCGCAGCCTCATACCCATTCAATTAGAGCCAGAACACTGTTCATTGTGCATAATTGCATCATTCACTGGAAAGAACATATTAGAAAGGCATTGAAGCCATTGCTAGAAGCCTATCAAAGTGGGCTAGAAACTGGAGATTTAGAGTTTGCTGGCTATTGTGCTCATGTTTACTGCTCTGAGTCCTTTTTCATCGGAAAGGAACTCGTGGAACTTGAACACAACCTAATAACTTATAGTGATGCAATCCGTCAAATTAAACAGGAAACCGTATTAGCTTGGCATCAAACTTACCAGCAGGCGATCGCAAATTTGATGGGATGCTCGGTCAATCCATCCCGTCTCGTTGGCGAACTCTACAATGAGGAGAATGGACTGCCACAACACGAAGCCGCCAATGATGGAATCGCAATCTTCGATGTTTATTTCAACAAACTTTTCCTGTGCTACCTCTTTTATGAGTATTTCCAAGCAGTTGAAAACTCAACTAGAGCGGAAAATTATTTGATCCGAATCACAGGCACATCCCTTGAGGCTTTGTATTACCTCTATGATGCTCTGGCAAGACTGGCAATATACCCCGGAAGCAGTGCTCAAGTGCAGAAGGAAATCCTTCAAAGAGTTGCGATTAATCAGGAAAAAATGAGGCAGTGGGCACATCATGCGCCGATGAATCGTTTGCATAAATATCATTTAATCGAGGCAGAGAAAGCACGAGTTTTGGGACAGTTGCTTGAGGCAGAAGAGTTTTACGAGCAAGCAATTCAAGGTGCCAGAGACAATGAGTACCTTCAAGAAGAAGCGTTAGCCTATGAATTAGCTGCCAAATTTTACCTATTGCGGGGTCGGGAAAAGTTTGCTCAAACATACATGAAAGAAGCTCACTACTGCTATGAACGCTGGGGAGCCACTGCAAAAGTCAACGATTTAGAAACTCGCTATCCACAGTTCTTTCCTAAGTCGTTAGGCATAGCTGATACGACAAGCCCCAAAACTTTTAAAACTACCTCTAATACCTCACACATCGCTTTCGATTTGGCAACGGTAATGAAAGCGTCCCAAGCGATTTCGAGTGAAATTGAACTAGACCAGTTGCTCCGTTCCTTAATGCAGATATTAATCGAGAATGCTGGCGCACAAACTGGATGTTTGCTTTTGGAAAACGATGGAGAATGGGTAATTGAAGCTGCTTGTGAACTCAATGATAGTGAAAATGTTTATGCTACACAAGTGCTGCAATCGTTTCCAACAGCAGGTCGCTTATCTGAACCAATTATTCAATATGTAATCCGAACGCATGAGTCTGTCATTTTAAGTAATGCAACTCGTGAAGGTAATTTTATCAATGACCCCTACATTCAACAGAACCAAATTCAATCACTTGTCTGTTTACCGCTATTAAATCAGAGTAAGCTCGTTGGTGTGTTGTATCTAGAAAATCAATTAATAACTGGGGCATTTACACCAGAGCGATTCTCCGTTCGCGCAAGCGTGCCGGAGGCATTAGGAGACGCTACGCAAACGCAAGTTTTACATCTGTTATCATCCCAGGCAGCGATCGCCATTGAAAATGCCAGGCTCTACTCAAAGCTACGGAAGAGCGAAAGTAGAATGAAACAATTTCTAGAAGCTGTCCCGGTAGGAATTGGAGTATTGGATGCGGCAGGTCGCGTTTACTACGTCAATCAACGGGGAATTCAGCTAATGGGTAAAGGGATTGATCCTTCTGTGGCACCAGATCAAATTCCAGAGGTTTATCAATTTTATCTGGCGGGAACAGATCAAAACTATCCAACTGAGAACTTGCCAATCATCCGGGCGTTAAGTGGTGAACGCACCACGATTGATGATCTGGAAATTCACCAAAACAACGCAACCATTCCAGTCGAGATTTGGGGAACTCCTATCTTTGATGAACAGGGCAATGTAGCATATGCGATCGCAGCCTTTCAAGATATCACCGAGCGTAAACAAGCAGAGAAACTGCTCGCCGATTACCACCAAACGTTGGAACAACAAGTAGCTGAGCGGACTTTGCTCCTTTCTCAGGAGATTCAAGAGCGTCAGCGAGTTGAAAACGCCCTGCGGCAGAGTGAAGAACAACGCAGGCTGACGATGGACTTCACCCATATTGGCAGTTGGAACTGGAATATTGTGGAGAATACAATGGAGTGGAACGATAACCATGCCCGACTGCTAGGGTTGGTACCTAGTGAAATTGAGAGTAGCTATCAGACGTGGCGTGAGCGGGTTCATCCAGAAGACATCGAGCGAGTTGAGCAAGCTATTGTGGAAGCTCTGGAAAACCGCACCGACTATGAAGCTGAATATCGAGTGATATACCCGAATGGCAGTATTCACTGGTTAGTGGGTCGAGGTCAAGGTATTTATAACCAAACTGGACAACCTGTGCGAATGCTGGGTGTAATTCTCGACATTAGCGAGCAGCGAAACGCTGCACTGCGTGAACGCAAACGCGCCGAAGCCGCCTCAATTCTGGAAGAACGCAACCGCATGGCGCGAGAAATTCACGATACGCTGGCACAGTCCTTCACCGGCATTATCATTCACGCTAGATCTGCTGAACGCAAGATAACGGTAGACCCAGAAAAAGCTCAGGCTTACCTAGCTCAAGTACAGAACTTAGCCCGAACTGGACTCACAGAGGCACGCCGCTCTGTAGAGGCGCTGCGCCGTCCATACTTATTGGAAAATAATGATTTGCTCAGCGCTTTCAAGCATCTAACAACCCAGCTAGAATCATCCACTGGTACGATAATTATATGTGAAGCCATCGGTATCCCCTATCCGCTCCCCTGTGAGGTGGAGAATAATCTGCTTAGGATTGGACAGGAAGCATTGACTAATGCACTCAAGTATGCTAAGGCAACTGAAATTCGCGTTGAACTAATCTATCAATCCATGCAGTGCATATTACGAATTAAGGACAATGGACAGGGATTTACCATTGATCGTGATTCTAGTCACAATGGTTTTGGTTTATTGGGGATGGCAGAACGTGCCGATCGCATTGGGGCACAGCTCCAGATCCAGAGTACCCCCGGACAAGGGACAGAAATCGTGGTGTCCGTGAATCAGGAAAAGCCATCATGA
- a CDS encoding TetR/AcrR family transcriptional regulator gives MPKETYIPCLLRLFRQYGYDGATLSKISQATGLGKASLYHHFPGGKDEMVEAVLNYLEYWLDQSILQTLNSPGEPLSRLRQMCDRVNEAYDGGKQPCLFAILLLGSARDVFHDRVKAICRNWIDAIATVLIESGMDERLAQQRAENAVIAIQGSLIVSQGLDDPSVFQRVTQHLSEELCKSTLP, from the coding sequence ATGCCTAAAGAAACCTATATTCCCTGTCTGCTGCGCCTGTTTCGGCAGTATGGCTATGATGGTGCAACTCTATCTAAGATCTCTCAAGCAACTGGATTAGGGAAAGCTAGTCTTTACCATCACTTCCCCGGCGGTAAGGATGAGATGGTTGAAGCAGTGCTGAATTATCTTGAGTACTGGTTAGACCAAAGTATTCTGCAAACGCTCAACAGCCCAGGTGAACCCTTATCTCGTTTACGGCAGATGTGCGATCGCGTGAATGAAGCCTATGACGGGGGAAAGCAACCTTGCTTATTTGCGATTTTGCTCTTGGGTTCGGCCCGCGATGTGTTTCATGATAGAGTGAAAGCAATTTGTCGGAATTGGATTGATGCGATCGCCACGGTGCTAATTGAGTCTGGTATGGATGAGAGACTTGCTCAACAGCGTGCAGAAAATGCGGTGATCGCGATTCAAGGTTCATTAATTGTATCTCAAGGATTGGATGATCCATCTGTGTTTCAGCGCGTGACGCAGCACCTAAGCGAAGAACTGTGCAAAAGTACGTTGCCTTAG
- a CDS encoding alpha/beta fold hydrolase produces the protein MPYVTVGKENSGSIDIYYEDFGAGQPVVLIHGFPLSGHSWEKQVGVLLQAGYRVITYDRRGFGNSSQPSFGYDYDTFAADLNTLITKLDLRDAVLVGFSMGTGEVTRYLGKYGSERVSKAVLMAPVPPFLLKTDDNPEGVDRSVFDGIIKSIVEDRPAYLSAFFKDFYNVDVLLGDRISEDAIRSSWNVAAGASAKGTLDCVPSWLTDFRDDLPRIDVPTLIIQGDADRILPHHSTGARLPKIIKDSRLVVIPGGPHAINWTHADQVNPVLLDFLKEN, from the coding sequence ATGCCTTACGTTACTGTCGGTAAAGAAAACTCTGGAAGCATCGATATCTACTACGAAGATTTCGGAGCAGGGCAACCCGTTGTGCTGATCCACGGTTTCCCTTTGAGCGGTCATTCCTGGGAGAAACAGGTGGGGGTTTTGCTCCAAGCGGGTTACCGGGTCATCACCTATGATCGCCGGGGCTTTGGCAACTCCAGCCAGCCGTCGTTTGGCTATGACTACGACACTTTCGCTGCCGATCTGAACACACTAATAACAAAACTTGATCTACGTGATGCTGTGCTAGTCGGCTTCTCGATGGGGACTGGCGAAGTAACACGCTATCTCGGCAAGTACGGTTCCGAGCGCGTCAGTAAAGCAGTGCTAATGGCTCCAGTGCCACCTTTCCTACTCAAGACAGACGACAATCCCGAAGGAGTTGATCGCAGTGTTTTCGACGGGATTATCAAGAGCATCGTAGAAGATCGTCCAGCGTATCTGTCCGCATTTTTCAAAGACTTTTACAACGTAGATGTGCTGCTCGGCGACCGCATCAGCGAAGATGCCATTCGGTCGAGTTGGAATGTGGCAGCAGGAGCTTCCGCCAAGGGGACTCTGGACTGTGTGCCGTCATGGCTGACCGATTTCCGTGATGATCTGCCGCGCATTGACGTGCCAACCCTGATCATCCAGGGGGATGCTGATCGCATCCTCCCGCATCATTCCACCGGAGCGAGACTCCCGAAGATAATTAAAGACAGCCGCCTTGTGGTGATACCTGGCGGTCCGCATGCCATCAACTGGACTCATGCAGATCAAGTCAATCCTGTGCTGCTGGACTTTCTTAAAGAAAATTAA
- a CDS encoding DsbA family protein has protein sequence MSLGDYNRLLVPISKQDHIQGRVSASVALVQYGDYQCPTCGEAHQLIKAIQQQVNDLCFVFRHFPQPQIHPCAQRAAEAAQAAAAQGQFWQMHDILFTHQQELRNDYLVEYANNLGLDIPQFLQDISSQVHIARINQDIESGLHSGVTAAPALFINGIQYTSRWNIEQLMAAIVTASH, from the coding sequence ATGAGTCTTGGTGATTATAATCGGTTGCTTGTGCCGATTTCAAAACAAGATCATATTCAGGGTAGGGTAAGCGCTTCAGTGGCACTCGTCCAATATGGTGACTACCAGTGTCCTACTTGTGGCGAAGCTCACCAATTAATCAAAGCAATCCAGCAACAGGTCAACGACTTGTGTTTTGTATTTCGCCACTTTCCACAGCCACAAATCCATCCTTGTGCTCAACGTGCGGCTGAAGCGGCCCAAGCGGCTGCCGCCCAAGGTCAGTTCTGGCAGATGCATGACATTCTGTTTACTCATCAACAAGAGTTAAGAAACGATTATCTTGTGGAGTATGCCAATAATCTAGGACTTGATATTCCCCAATTTCTGCAAGATATATCCAGTCAAGTACATATCGCTCGCATCAATCAAGATATCGAAAGTGGATTACACAGTGGAGTAACGGCTGCCCCAGCTTTGTTTATTAATGGAATTCAATATACCAGTCGCTGGAACATTGAGCAGTTGATGGCAGCCATTGTCACTGCAAGTCATTAA
- a CDS encoding response regulator transcription factor: MSQPNTIRILVVDDHPVVRQGLVAMLEEAPDILVVGQAENGREALAVFRQQQPDVTLMDLRMPQMDGVAAITAICAEFPTARIIVLTTYDGDEEIYQGLRSGAKGYLLKDADPEELLSAIRAVYKGQKHIPPQVGAKLLERMASPELSDRELEVLQLITTGKSTQAISKALHITERTVNFHVNHILSKLGVEDRTQAVIVALRRGIVSL; encoded by the coding sequence ATGAGCCAACCCAATACCATTCGTATTCTGGTTGTAGACGATCACCCTGTTGTGCGTCAGGGCTTGGTTGCGATGCTGGAAGAAGCGCCAGATATTCTTGTAGTTGGACAAGCTGAGAATGGTCGTGAGGCACTCGCCGTCTTTCGTCAACAGCAACCAGATGTGACTTTGATGGACTTGCGAATGCCACAGATGGATGGAGTCGCTGCCATTACTGCCATCTGCGCCGAGTTTCCTACTGCTCGGATCATCGTGTTGACGACCTACGACGGCGATGAAGAAATTTATCAAGGATTGCGCTCAGGTGCCAAAGGGTATTTACTCAAGGATGCCGATCCAGAAGAATTACTGTCCGCCATTCGCGCCGTTTACAAAGGACAGAAGCATATTCCACCCCAAGTAGGTGCCAAACTCTTAGAGCGCATGGCGAGTCCAGAATTGAGCGATCGCGAGTTAGAGGTGCTTCAACTCATTACAACAGGCAAGAGCACCCAAGCCATTAGCAAGGCTCTACATATTACTGAACGCACGGTCAATTTTCATGTCAATCATATTTTAAGTAAGCTGGGCGTGGAGGATCGCACTCAGGCTGTGATCGTTGCATTAAGGCGGGGCATTGTTAGCTTGTAG
- a CDS encoding IS630 family transposase has product MPQYLEVIKKHIIAPVDKQKKIRYWCGDETRVGLKTEPGRLITTKGVKPIGIMQWKRDNFYLYGLVEPLTGEHFIWEFSHLNTACFNIFLEKFSETYSQDIHILQLDNGAFHFSQHLKLPENIVLLFQPPHTPQVNPIERLWEEVKRHLTWESFSTLDELREFIWKRLEQLNTSIVASITGWDFILDALFVSGFS; this is encoded by the coding sequence CTGCCACAATACCTAGAAGTAATTAAAAAACACATCATAGCACCAGTCGATAAACAAAAAAAAATTAGATATTGGTGTGGAGACGAAACCCGTGTGGGGTTGAAGACTGAACCTGGGAGATTAATTACGACAAAAGGAGTCAAGCCCATCGGCATTATGCAATGGAAGCGGGATAATTTTTATTTATATGGATTAGTAGAACCATTAACTGGAGAGCATTTTATTTGGGAATTCTCTCATTTAAATACAGCTTGTTTCAATATTTTTTTAGAAAAATTCTCAGAGACTTATTCTCAAGATATACATATTCTTCAGTTAGATAATGGAGCGTTTCATTTTAGTCAGCATCTCAAACTACCAGAAAATATAGTTTTGTTATTTCAGCCTCCGCATACACCTCAAGTTAATCCAATTGAAAGATTGTGGGAGGAGGTTAAAAGGCATTTAACTTGGGAAAGCTTCTCAACTTTAGATGAATTAAGAGAATTTATTTGGAAGCGATTGGAACAATTAAACACATCAATCGTTGCTTCTATTACAGGTTGGGATTTTATTCTTGATGCTTTATTTGTATCAGGCTTTTCGTGA
- a CDS encoding SDR family oxidoreductase, translating to MTTFSGKVAVVTGGTSGIGKAAAIALAQAGAKVVVAGRRQAEGEETIRQIQAIGGDGFFVATDVSKEADVQALIEKTMAQYGRLDIAFNNAGVDQQTTPLPEQTEATYDRIMDINVKGVWLSLKHEIPAMLKNGGGAIVNTSSGLGLVGAAGVPIYVASKHAVEGLTKSVALEYAKQGIRVNAVSPGLIQTEMFDRTVQTNTELMEYFKTTLPMGRIGTPEEVVNAVLWLCSDAASFVTGQSLTVDGGYIAQ from the coding sequence GTGACCACGTTTTCTGGAAAAGTCGCAGTCGTTACAGGTGGAACATCAGGGATTGGGAAAGCAGCCGCGATCGCACTGGCTCAAGCTGGAGCAAAAGTCGTTGTTGCAGGTCGTCGGCAAGCTGAAGGCGAAGAAACCATTCGCCAAATTCAAGCGATCGGTGGGGATGGCTTTTTTGTCGCGACAGATGTTTCTAAAGAAGCCGATGTGCAAGCTCTGATTGAGAAAACGATGGCACAATATGGACGACTCGACATTGCCTTCAACAATGCTGGAGTGGATCAACAGACCACACCTTTACCAGAGCAAACTGAAGCTACCTACGATCGCATCATGGATATCAATGTTAAAGGCGTATGGTTGTCCTTGAAACATGAGATTCCAGCCATGTTGAAAAATGGCGGTGGGGCTATAGTCAATACCAGTTCGGGTCTGGGCTTGGTCGGTGCAGCAGGGGTGCCAATTTACGTGGCTAGCAAACACGCCGTGGAAGGGCTAACAAAATCGGTGGCATTAGAATATGCCAAGCAAGGAATTCGGGTGAATGCCGTCAGTCCAGGACTGATTCAAACCGAGATGTTTGATCGCACTGTCCAAACAAATACAGAATTGATGGAGTATTTCAAAACGACGTTACCAATGGGTCGGATTGGTACGCCAGAAGAAGTGGTAAATGCTGTGCTATGGCTCTGTTCGGACGCTGCTAGTTTTGTCACTGGACAATCGCTCACGGTTGATGGTGGATATATCGCGCAATAA
- a CDS encoding pyridoxamine 5'-phosphate oxidase family protein, which yields MPRKFGEIAFTPQVQAAQEQRGSRQTYERYIANGPDNDSITPKIEEFIAQLDGFYLGTVSSNGYPYIQFRGGPPGFLKVLDEKTLGFADFSGNVQYITVGNLSGNDKAFLFLMDYRHRKRIKIWGRADEGK from the coding sequence ATGCCACGTAAGTTTGGAGAAATTGCTTTTACGCCACAAGTGCAAGCCGCACAAGAACAAAGGGGTTCACGGCAGACCTATGAACGCTATATTGCGAATGGTCCTGACAATGATTCCATTACTCCCAAAATTGAGGAATTCATAGCGCAACTCGATGGGTTTTACTTGGGAACCGTCAGTTCTAATGGCTATCCCTATATCCAGTTTCGGGGCGGCCCCCCTGGTTTCCTGAAGGTTCTCGATGAGAAAACCCTCGGCTTTGCTGACTTTTCTGGAAATGTGCAGTACATCACGGTGGGCAATTTGTCTGGCAACGACAAAGCGTTTTTGTTCTTGATGGATTATCGTCATCGCAAACGCATTAAGATTTGGGGAAGAGCCGACGAGGGAAAGTAG